The segment aggaatgaagagagagaaagagcaaaatAGTTGTGGAAAGTATACCCCACCGACCAGACAATGGTAAGGAATCCAGTTTGGGTCAGTTGTGACATCTGCTCCAACTGGGCAACTGATTCAAACTCAATCAAACATGAGGGATGGCCAAGGTCTGTAGAGGAGTAAGTGTTCCATGCATTCACCTATTTACTGATTCTCCATTCAGTGGCTTCCTTAGGTCCTACGCTGTAAGTCTGGTAGACAACAAACTTCTGTGAGTTCAACAGAGGGTGCTCCACCAAAACTGGCCAGGACTTCAAAGCTTAAGCCCAGACAGCCAATGCCATCGGGCCCCTTTTACCAGGTAATGAAGGGTGACTTCCTATAGTTGAGCAGCTTGTTCCACTTGGGTCGACATggagaaaaaccatgagaaaagGCCTTGCCCAGCAACCTTGAGAAGAAACCAGAAGTCGTGATTCTTCCTTGGATACTCACCAGACGACACCAAAGGCTCCATATCCAATAGGTCTATCCGGCTCAATATCCAGCTGCTGTTGTGGATGATGCGAGTGCTGATGATGGTGCGCCTTAACTGTGGCAGCTGCGGCAGCCTGTACCTGAGCTGGGGCTGCTGCAGCTGGTCCCGGAGCCTGACCCGGTGCCGGTGATGGGAAGTAAGGCTGCTGTTGCCCAGGGTTTAACATGGCTGCAGctgcggctgcggcggcggctgcCGCTGCTGCCGAGGAACTATGCTGCTGCACGGGGTGGACCGCAGCAGCCGACCCGGGATGAAGATGGTgctgagggtggtggtggtggtgaaggtgaggaggagggaggtgtggaaggtggtggtgatggtggtggtggtgcccTGCTGCTGCCGCAGATGGACCGCCATTGTAAGCCGCCATCATTTTTGCGTTGGCTCTTGCGCCACAAAgagacattcaaaaaaaaaaatgccctttgATTGGAAAGCAAACTGGGTCAAGCTGTCATTTGgccatttaaaaatgaaggaaaaaaccaCTCACTCCACCTCCAAAAAACATGGAGCGGAACTGGCTTTATGTCTTCATCAGTCAATCCAAACAAGTTAGAGGATCTTGGTGTTTAAGTTGGGGGTGAGCGTGTGTGGAAGGGTGTGGgttgcccccccaaaaaaataaaagaaaaagaaaaaggaaaaagggacCCCTTCCCCCCAGGTTTCCTGCCACAAGTGGATACTAAAACTCCATGCTTAATTCGGGGGAGGTTCCAACTTTGAATGTGGGAATGAAGGCCAAACCTCCCGACCTCCTGAACTCCACACGCGAAAAGGATCAGGTAACACACCACCCTTGGAATCTTGTAAGAGGCTTGACTCATCTACCCCTTCCATTCCCACATCCTTTTCTAAACACCTACCACCTCCTCaaaaatgcaactgaaaaaaATTCCACCACCCCAAAGTGAAAAGATGGGGGGGAAATGTTCAGGGAAACCAGCTGCCCCCCCCTCGAACTCTCAGGCCTTCCTACATCTCCCCCTACTCCTCGTCAGGTTGACCTGATtggagcgggggggggggggggggggggactaaACTTTCCCGAACAGAAAAGAGccagggaaggaggcaggagggacagAGTGAGCAGAGGAGGCGACAGGGCAGgacagagaggagaaagagaaccGGGGCAAAGTGAAGGTAAGGAGGTGCGGGGAGGAATGAAAGAGAGGTGGGCAGCACTCGGACGCCGAGACAGAGGGAACCGCCCCGGGAGGAGGTTAGGGTCCCGGGGCCAAAGAATGGGAGCCCCGGGAGGCGGGCGGGGTGCAGTCGGAAGCGGACTGACTCCTGCCCCCGCCGCCGGCTGCTTCTGCTGAGGAGGGTTGGGGGGGAGAGCGGGTGGGTCCCCCCGCGCGACGGCCCCCGCAGGGCTCAAGGCTGCTCcgtctccccccctcccccccacccggCTTCCGTCCCCGCGGCCGCTTTCTCCTCAGCCGCTGTGGCCGCTTTCTCCTCAGCCGCCGCCTCCTCAGCCGCCGGTGCCGCCGCGGCCGGACTCACCTCCCCTAGCAAAGCCGGATAGAGCGGAGCCAGCGGCGGACACGCGCAACCAGCCGccgaggccccgcccccgcctcacACTGACCGGCTGCCCTAGCCAATCCACGCCCACCTGTCCGCGTCCGCCTCCAATCCTGGGCCGGCAGCTTCAGACAGGCGCACTGTTCGGCCAGTGGCGACAAGATGTGGGTCTCCTGGGGAAATCCCGCCCCCGACCCAGGATGGGCAGATAGAAAAACCAATCAAAAGGCAGAGTTGGGCCTGACCGACAAGGCCAAAAGCGAATTAAACACCAAAGATCTCCGTGACATTTTCTTTCgcctctctcctcttttctttttcttcttttatttttttggcaggAGCAGGAAGCTGCGTGCTAATCCCGCCTGCAAAAGCTGGAAGAGAGGGTTGGAACGAAAGAACCAATCGTGAGCCGGGGAGCAAGAACAGAGCAACCAATCATTGGCTTGAAGAGGAAGTGGGCTGAGACTGGAACCAGATAGACATTTGATTTgacaaatgaaaaaggaaattgatTTCGGTCCCACCCTTCCGATCTCCTATAGGTCAGGATTGTGGAGAATCGCTGTCATATCAGCGACGACCTCCTCAAGGGGCGGGCCAACTTAAAGGGGGTGTGGTTTCAGGGAAGAGGGCGGGACCTAGAGGAAGAAGGCGGAGTCCAAATCATCCATTGATAGGAACCATCTACTATCCCTTTTAGAGACTTCAGGTGTGGAGAAATAGGTGGCGCCAAGAGGGGATGTCGAGCTTCAGAAACTCAATCAAGGTTATTCATTAGGGCCATCACAAAAGAAACTCAAAGACTGATGGTTCATAACCTACAGCTGGTCTTCCATGGCTAATCCTCTTAGTGGCAAAAAGACATTATTTCCAGTTTTCACAACTAACACGCTCATGGAACAATAGGCCTATAGatataattaaaacaacaaaaataataaacctaACCACAAAGACTGTAATTTTATCCCATACTTTCTAATAAATTCTAGTCATTGAAAGTTTACTAAAATAAAGTTTACTTTCACATAACCTCACTTACCTAAatctacttttctttaaaaatacgaAATAATAAGCTTACAGACCTTACTCTTACTAAAACTGTGCACTTAGAACCCTGGAAATCGTCATTGATTTCTCTCCTGCCTGCCCACTCCTTCCCTTCTAATCAATCATCAAGTCTTAAACACTTCTGAACACTtaaacacatgggcttccctcatggcttagATGGTGAAGACTGTCCGCattgcgggagactcaggttcgatccctggctcaggaagatcccctggagaaggcaatgacaacccactccagtattcttgccttgagaattcaactctggcgggctagagttcatggggtcccaaagagtcagacacaacgcaGTGACTAACAGCATCACTTTCtatcaaacacacacatacacacacacacccttctctGCAGTTACCACAGTATTATCTAAATgcatgcctctgctgctgctgctgctaagtcgcttcagtcgtgtccgactctgtgcaaccccatagacggcagcccactaggctcctctgtccctgggattctccaggcaagaatactggagtgggttgctatttccttctccaatgcatgaaagtgaaaagtgaaaatgaaatcgcttagtcatgtctgactcttagcgaccccatggactgcagcctaccaggctcctccgtccatgggattttccaggcaagagtactggagtggggtgccattgtagcATCTTTAATTACGATCTCCCTgtctacagggcttccctggtggctcagctggtacagaatctgcctgcaatgcgggagatcgcaggaacctgggttccatccctggtttgggaagatccctggagaagggaatggctacacactccagtactctggcctgggtctcaaagagtcagacacaactgagcaactttcactttccctacCTATAGGATAGCTCTCTTCTAATCCGTCATCCACTGAGAGCAttacaatcttttaaaaacacaagtcTGACCACACCCCTACCTTGAAAAAGTCAATAAGTCTAAATAGCCCAGCTGGATCTGGTTCCCGCCTCCCTTCACAGCCTTATATACTCCAGACATTCTgcatttctttcagtttctcaaaTGGTTTGTTGCCTTCATGCATATCATCAGCTCCAAACACTCCCAACTCCCATTCTAACTTATACTTCTGGTCTTCACTTCTCTTTCTGAAAAGATTTCCCTAACCCTATGGTAGAATACGTGTTTCTCTTAAATATTTCCATGGCACTACATCCCTCATAGCACTGagaactgtttatttatttattttgagaactcttttaattttcattgtttaCTGAGTTTGACCAGGACAGGAAGCTTCTCTGTTCCACTCAGTGTTCCTTGAGTCTGGTTCCTTGAGCCGTGTCTAAAAGGTGAAGGCAATAAAGATTTGTATGTATTTCTGAGAGCAGAAGTGGGTGCCAATCCAAGCTCTGCTATTCACTAGCTGTATGATTTAGGCAATTTAACTAACTTTAAAGTTCCTGACAATATATGTTCATTCTCTTTCAATCAGAATCTTGGGGTGGGAGGGTCAGGGATCTGTTTaataagccctccaggtgattcttgcattcactgaagtttgagaagcactggcctAGAGCAAAGggactgtattcttttttttttttttttttttttttttgagtcttccTAAGGTGTtggagaaagactcttgagactcccttggactgcagggagatccaaccaaagatccattctaaaggagatcagtcctgggtgttcattggaaggactgatgctaaagctgaaactccaatactttggccacctcatgcgaagagttgactctttggaaaagactctgatcctgggagggattggggtcaggaggagaaggggacaacagaggatgagatggctggatggcatcaccgacttgatggacatgagtttgagtgaactccgggagttggtgatggacagggaggcctggcgtgctgcaattcatggggttgcaaagagtcggacacgactgagcaactgaattgactgactgactgaaacttTTACTCTTCACTCTCTAGTATAGTACCT is part of the Bubalus kerabau isolate K-KA32 ecotype Philippines breed swamp buffalo chromosome 4, PCC_UOA_SB_1v2, whole genome shotgun sequence genome and harbors:
- the LOC129649585 gene encoding uncharacterized protein LOC129649585 gives rise to the protein MLNSGEVPTLNVGMKAKPPDLLNSTREKDQPPPPQPPVPPRPDSPPLAKPDRAEPAADTRNQPPRPRPRLTLTGCPSQSTPTCPRPPPILGRQLQTGALFGQWRQDEQEAAC